In the Arthrobacter sp. CDRTa11 genome, TCCGCGATCGCCTGCTCTTCGTCGGTGGGGACCACCAAGACCGGGATGGCGGACTGCGCGGTGGAAATCACCCGTGGTTCCTTGGACCGCTGGCTGTTGAGGCCGGCGTCGAGCTCTATGCCCAAGGCACCCAGACGATCGGTCACCAGCGCGCGGAACTGGGAGGAGTTTTCTCCGATGCCGGCGGTGAAAACCAGCGCCTTCGCGCCGTCCACCGCCACGTGGTAGCCGCCGATGTACTTAGCCAGGCGGTAGGACGCCACGGCAAGCGCCATGGCGGCTTTGGCGTCGCCGGCCTCCGAAGCTTCCACCACGGAGCGCATGTCGTTGTTCCCGGCCAGCCCCTTCAAGCCGGATTCGCGGTTGAGCATGGTGTCGATGTCCTCCGGGGTCCAGCCGGCCCTGCCCAGGAAGACCAGGATGGACGGGTCCAGGTCGCCGGATCGGGTGCCCATCACCAGGCCCTCCAACGGGGTGAAGCCCATGGACGTGTCAACGGACTTGCCGCCGCGGACGGCCGTGACGGAGGCGCCGTTCCCAAGGTGGGCGATCACGCCGTCGAACTCTTCCACCGGAATGTCCAGGAGCGCGGCGGCCCGCTGGGTCACGTACTCGTGCGAGGTGCCGTGGAAGCCGTAGCGGCGGATGCCGTGGCTGGTGTAGAGCTCATCCGGCACGGCGTAGCGCCAGGCATGCTCGGGCAGCGTGCGGTGGAAGGCGGTGTCAAAAACGGCCACCTGCGGCATGTCAGGCCATTTTTTAGTGATGGCGCGGATCCCCAGCACGTTGGCGGGGTTGTGCAGCGGCGCCAGCGGGTTGAGGCGTTCGATGGCGCGGGTGATCTCGTGATCGATCAGCACGGGTTCCGCGAAGCGCTCACCGCCATGCACCACACGGTGGCCAACGGCAGCCAGTTCAAGGTCCCCAAGTTCCGCATGGATGGCCGCGTCCACCTGTTCCAGGGCCTCCGCGTGGTCACGCGGGCCCTCGATCTCGCCATCGCCGTCGCCGCCGTTGCCCATGCCGATTTTTTCGATCAGGCCTTCGGTCAGCACACTCCCGGCGGCAACGTCACGCACCTGGTATTTGAGCGACGACGAGCCGGAATTGATGACGAGCACAAGCATGGGGCCTCCTGAGCCTTGCTGTTGCGGTAACTACGTCCCACTATAAATTGACACGTTGGACCACGCCGAAGGGAACCTTCCATGACGAACGACCCCACTCACCCGGACTACACCACCCCCGAGAACGTCGAAGCGCACACCGAAACCGCCCAGCCGCCCACCGGCACCGAGGGTGACAACCCGGCGTCGGCTAAGACTGCGCCCGCTGATACTGCGTCGGCTGGCAAGGATGCCGAAGGAATGGACCTCACACCCGAGGGCCTTTCCGACGAACCGGCCAAACAGGAGGACCCGGCGAGCGTGGTGAAGCCGGAAAACAGCTGACTAGACCTTTACCGGCACCTGCGCCTGGATAGCCGTGATGGCCACGGTGTTCACGATGTCCTCAACAGTGCAGCCGCGGGAGAGGTCGTTGACCGGTTTGCGGAGCCCCTGCAGAACGGGCCCGACGGCGACCGCTCCGGAGCTCTGCTGCACCGCCTTGTATGTGTTGTTGCCGGTGTTGAGGTCCGGGAAGATGAAGACGGTCGCCTGGCCGGCCACGGACGAGCCCGGCATCTTGGACTCGGCAATGGACGCATCCACGGCGGCGTCGTACTGGATGGGGCCTTCGACGGCTAGGTCCGGCCGGCGTTCGCGCACCAGTGCGGTGGCCTGCCGGACCTCGTCCACAGCCTCCCCGGAGCCGGAACCGCCGGTGGAGTAGGACAGCATGGCCACCCGCGGCTCCACACCGAACTGGGCAGCGGTTTCGGCCGAGGCCAGGGCTATGTCCGCCAGCTGCTCCACGTTGGGGTCAGGGTTCACCGCGCAGTCGCCGTAAACCAGCACCCGGTCCGACATCAGCATCAGGAACACCGAGGAGACAATGTTCACGCCGTCGCGCGTCTTCACGAATTCCAGGGCGGGCCGGATGGTGTGGGCCGTGGTGTGGGCGGCGCCGGACACCATCCCGTCCACCACGCCCAGATGGACCATCATGGTGCCAAAGTAGCTGCCGTCCTGCATGATCTCGAGTGCCTTGGCCACGTCCACGCCCTTGTGCGCGCGCAGTTCCGCATACTTTTCCGCGAAGCCCTGCCGGAGCTCGGACGTGGCCGGGTCAACAATGTTGATTCCGGACAGGTCGATGCCCCGGGCGGCTGCCAGTTCACGGACGTCGGACTCAGGGCCCAGCAGGGTCAGGTCACACACGTCGCGGCGGTGCAGGATCTCGGCGGCCCGGAGAATCCGGACGTCTGTCCCCTCCGGGAGGACCACGTGCCTGCGCTGCGCCCGGGCCCGTTCAATGAGGTCGTGCAGGAACCGCAGGGGCGTCATCCGCTCGGCCCGCGGCAGGTGCAGCCGTTCCACCAGTTCGGCCTCGTCCACACTCCTGGACCAGAGCCCCAGCGCGGACGCCACTTTACGCCGGTGCCCGGACCAGATCTCGCTCCGGACCTCCGAGACCCGGCGGGCCGTGGTGTACGTGTCGTCGTGGGAGGCGAACACGGGGAAGGGGGCCTGGGCCAGCAGAGGATAGATGTTGGCATCCGGGGCAAGGCCGCCGGTCAGGACCAGGGCCGAGGGCACCGGGAACTCCGGCGAGAACGACGACGCCAGGCATGCCACCATCACGTCCGCGCGGTCCCCCGGCACAATCACCAGGGCGCCCTCGTCCAGGACGTTCAGGAAGTTGCCCACGTTCATGGCCGCCACCTTGATGTCCCGGACATCCCGCTCCATGTCCGGGCGGCCGGCAATCTGCCGCACGCCCAGGGCGGCGGCAACCTCGCCGGTGGTGGGCCGGGCGATCTCCTCCAGTTCAGGCAGGACGTACACGGGACGCCCGGACGCGCCTGGCTTCACCGCCGCAACGATGGCCTCGACGTCGTCGGGATCTGCGCGGTTGACCATGATGGCCAGCAGGGCGCAATTTCCTGCGGAAAGTTCCTTGCGGGCCACTTCGACGGCGGCGGCCGCCTCCGCGACGGTACGCCCCTTCGCGCCCACCACGGCGACCACCGGTGCGGCCAGGTTGTTGGCGAGACGGGCGTTGAGGTCAAACTCGACGGCGGCGTCCTGGCCAGTGAGGTCCGTGCCCTCCACAATCACCACATCGCAGTGCCGGGACATTTCGGCGAAGATGTCCACACAGCGGGCGTCGATGTCGGCCCGCTTTCCCTCGGCCAGCAGGGCGCGCACCTCGGCGAAGGTCAGGCCGCCCCGGCAGCGCTCATCGTCCAGCGCAAAGCGTGACTTCATCAGCGCCACCATGGGGTCATCCGCAGCATCGGTGCCCAGGACCACCGGCTTGAAGAAGCCGATCCTGTCGGCGTGCCGGTGCAGGGTGTCCGCAAGGCCCAGGGCCACGAGCGACTTGCCCGAGCCTGGGGTGGTTGCGCTGACATAGATGCCTCTGGCCATGATCCGCCCTTTAATTGCTGGTGGTGTGTGGAGCTGCCGGTCCTCCCATCCTGTCACTAGCTTTCCGCCGGGTTCACTCCCCGCTGTAGAGCAGTTCGTCACACGTTGGCCACTTAGCCAATTTTTGGGCCTGAAGAATCGCCGCTAGGCTCGAAGGTGTCAAAACACTGGGGGTACCGCTCCCCGGGGGCAGCCGGCCACCCTAAGGGCCGTATGGTTCGGAAGGCGGATACGTGGGTATGACGCATGTGGAAAATTTGAGGCGGACAACCCGCGGGATGGGCCGGTCACTGCGAAGCCGGGCATTTCTCCTGACTTGGGTGCTGCCGCTGGCTGCCATCCTGGGGATCCTGGCCCTGTACGTCGGGAGCGAGCAGCGGATCTATTTCTACGACCCGCGCGGTTATCAGGAAGTGGCCATCAACACCTCCGATGCGCTCCGTAAAGGGCCACACGCGCTTTACACGTACCTGAAGGCGCAGTCGCTGAGCGAGTATCCCCCGTACTGGGCCCTGCCGCTGACGGTCCTGCCGCCTGAACTCCTCAACCTCCGCGTGCCTTACGAGGCTGCCATGGGTTTGCTCGGCCTGCTGCCGATGACCGTGCTGACCACCAAGATCGCCTGCCGCACTTTCGGACTTCGGGTTTCACCCTGGATAGTGCTGGCGGCAGGCCTCAACCCGCTGACGTTCCTGGTCTGCGTACAGGGAGTTCCCGACCTGATCGGGATGTCCCTGATTCTTGCCGCGGTCTGGATTCTGATGTCACGCCGGATGCACCGCTGGACGCTGTTCTGGGCACTGCTGATCGGGGCAGCGGCGTTGCTGGTGAAGAAGAACTTCCTCTTTGACCTGGCGATCGTCGTCGCATGCTTCCTGCTCGCCTACACCGTGGCCGCGCTGCGCTACCGGCGCCCGCCCGAGCGGTGGCGGAGCCTCCTGAAGGAGACACTGAGCCTGCCCGTCCTTCTTGCGGCGGCCGCAGTGATCGGCGGCGCAACCGTCCTGACACCGGGCACACTCACCTCCATTTTTTCGCGTGACAACTCCCTGTTCTACATCAGCTACCAGACCTCGCTGACGGACGCGCTCACCGCCAACCTCTCCTACGCCGGAGGCTTCGTGGCGCTGGTGGTCGCCATCGCAGCCGTCGTTGGACTGGCGCTGGTCATTGCCCGGAGGACCTCGACGTCGGTCACCCGCAACGCCGTGTTCGTGGCTTCCTTCCTGCTGGTCTCCGAGGTGGTGTGGGCCATCATCCAAAAACAGTCCGGAATCATCCACCAGGTGCATGTGTGGCCGCTGCTGATGACAGTTGGCTTCGTCGGGCTGGTTCGCTTGCTGCCGCGGCCGCGTCCGCTGGCCCGCCAGCTGGTGGCGGCGGGGCTTGCCACGGCCCTGTTCGCCTTTATGTTCGCGCAGACACCGGCCCTGTCCGGGATTCGCTTCGCGGCCTCGCAGCTGCCGGGCGGGCTGTACCCCAATGTGACGGAACCCTTCGTCCAGTCAAACCTGCCCAACATGGTGGAAGTGGCCTCCACCGTTCGGACACTGTCCCAAACCAGCGGGCCCGTGATGGTGCCCATTGCGTCCACCTCGTTCAACTCCAGCCTCCTGTACCAGACGTACGTCCAACAAGCCGGTGCCCCGATTCCGGATATCTACCAGCTGCCCCAGGTTGACCTGCGGGATGCCCAGCCCTGGTCCGGGCTCATCGGCGACGACGGACGCACCGTGCTGGTTTCCCGGCAGTGGCTCCCCGATCTCCCTGAGGGCCACCACAACCTGCAGGCAGTCAACGAGTTCCTTGATTCACCCGCCGCGCAGCCATGGATCAAGTCCTCCCAGCCCCTGGATGCCGGCGTTCCCGGGCAACTGGCGGATCTCAGGGCTGTCCACCTCCTGATTCCGGAGTCCGATGCGCTTGCCTTTGCGGCGGCGATCAGGCCCTACCTGCCCGTTAATGCGGACCACGGCCTGCAGGGAGCGGTGGCACTCCTGACCGATCAGGGCCTGCGCACTGAAGGACCCAGCGCCAAAACACCGTCAGCGTGGACCATCACGGCGGGCTCCCCCGCTGCTCCCACCCGGCTGCTGGTGGATGCCACCGCCGCGCAGTCCATCACGCTCAGCGCACCGGGCGCCGGCTGCAGCGGTGTCCAGTATCAGTGGACCTCCCTCGAAACTCCCACCGGGAGCGCTCCGGCCGCCGCGTCAGATGCTGGCCAGGGAACGTTGCCTGCAGGTGCTGCTCAGACCGTCGCAGTTCCGAACACCGGCACCGCCGCGTGGAGCCAGGTGCTGACACTCTCCACCGACAACGCCAACCCGCACGCCTGCCAGGTGGTTGTGGGCGGCTAACGCTAAGGGAGCCGGGAGCCAGGGCCGCCGCACAGCGTCCCGTCACTGCCTTCAGTGCACTGCCTCCGTGCACTGCCTTCCCCATGCTCCCCGGAGGCAGACCTCAGGGCCTGGATCAAACCCTCGATCCAGGCCCTGCATTCTGCCCGGCAACCAGCAGCAATGCCTGTCCACACACCGCCCCGCTCTTGACACCGCACCCCTTCATGGGATTACCTAATGAACATTCGGTAAATAAAGCTGGAGGCAATGACGCATGGCTGAAGCAGCACTCTCAGGGGCCACACACCCCATCCTCGAAAACGACTATGCCTCCGAATGGATGGGTATAGAGGTCCTCGCCGTCAGCGACGGGCATGCCACCATCCGCATGAAGCTCCGCCAGGAAATGCTCAACGGCTTCGGCATGGCACACGGCGGAATGATCTTCGCGTTTGCGGACACTGCCTTCGCGCTGGCCTGCAATCCGGTCAACCCAGCGCCCGGCGAGGAAGACAGCATCACCGTTGCCGCCGGCGTCGACATCAATTTCCTCAAGCCCGCCTACCGCGGCCAGGTGATCACCGCCGTCGCGGACCGCCGCTCAAGCGCAGGACGCAGCGGGCTCTATGACATTCAGATTTTTGCCGCCGACCCCGGAGCGCAGCCCGCTTCACCCCTCAGCTCCGGCCAGCCCGGTGAACTCATTGCCGAGTTCCGCGGACGCAGCCGGACCATCCCCAAGAAGTAGGAAAGCCATGACGCTTCACGCCCCCGAAACCCCGGCACATCACAACCGCTCCGCGCAGGAAACTACCGCACAGGGAACCGCCACGCAGGGAACCACGCTGCCTTCAGATGCCGTCCTGGACCGCGAGGAAACCATGTCCCGGGACGAGCTGGAAGCCCTCCAGCTCAGCCGCCTGCAGCACACGGTGGCGTACGCGTATGACCGCGTACCGTTGTACAAGCGCAAGTTCGACGACGCCGGCATCCACCCCACGGATCTCCGTGAACTCAGCGACCTCGGCAACTTCCCGTTCACCACCAAGGACGACCTGCGCGCCGAGTACCCGTTCGGCATGTTCGCCGTGCCGCAGCACGAAGTAGCCCGCGTCCACGCAAGCTCCGGCACCACCGGCCGTCCCACCGTCGTCGGCTACACCAAACAGGACCTGGCAGACTGGGCAAAACTTGTTGCCCGCTGCTTCCGCGCCTCCGGCATCCGCCCCGGCATGAAGGTCCACAATGCCTACGGCTACGGGCTGTTCACCGGCGGCCTGGGCGCACACGCCGGTGCCGAGGCCCTGGGCTGCACCGTCATCCCCATGTCCGGCGGCCAGACCGAACGCCAGATCCAGCTCATCCAGGATTTCCAGCCTGACGCGATCCTGTGCACACCCACGTACCTGCTGACCATCGCGGACGCCATGGCGCACATGGGAATCGATCCCACCTCAACATCGCTGAAATACGCGGTGCTGGGTGCCGAGCCGTGGACCCAGGAAATGCGGCACGAACTCGAAGTCACCATGAACATCAAGGCCTGTGACATCTACGGCCTGTCCGAGGTGATGGGTCCGGGCGTCGCCGGTGAGGCCGTGGAGACGCAGGACGGCAGCCACATCTGGGAGGACCACTTCCGCCCCGAAATCATCGACGCATTCAACCCGGTGGCGGGCAAGGAAAACGTCCTGGGCGACGGCGAACACGGCGAGCTGGTCTTTACCTCGCTCACCAAGGAAGCGCTGCCCATCATCCGCTACCGCACCAAGGACCTCACCCGCCTCCTCCCGGGCACCGCCCGCCCCGCACACCGGCGGATGGGCCGCATCACCGGCCGCAGCGACGACATGATCATCCTCCGCGGCGTAAATCTCTTCCCGTCCCAGATCGAGGAAATCGCCCTGCGCATCCCCGAGCTCAGCCCTCACTTCCAGCTTGAGCTGACCCGCCCGGAAGGCCAGCGCATGGACCAGCTGACCGTGCGGATCGAACGCCGGGACAACGTGACGCCTGAGCAGAGTTCGACGGCGGCCCGCGCCCTGCGCGAGCAGATCAAGATCCATGTGGGTTCTTCATGCACGGTGGATGTTGTGGAGCCAGGTTCGCTGGAGCGGTCCAACGGCAAGCTGCGCCGGATTTACGACCTGCGCCCGAAGGCCTGAAACGGGCAGCCTGCGCCGGCTGACCGACCGTTCATGAGAAACTAGCCACTATGTCCAGCACAACGGCACCCATGAAGCGCGGCCGCCCCGGTTACGACCAGCAGTCGGTGCTGCTGATCGCCGTGGACGTTTTCAACCGGCATGGCTATGACGCCACGTCCATGGGCATCCTGGCTGAGAACCTGGGCATCTCCAAGTCCGCGATCTACCACCACGTGCCGTCAAAGGGCGATCTCCTGAAGCTGGCCTTGGAGCATGCACTGGGCGGCCTCGAGGGCATTCTGGACCAGCCGGAGGCTTCCTCGGGCGCGGCCGACGCCCGGCTGGAGTTCGTGCTGCGGCGGACGGTGGCCGTGCTGGTGGAACGGCTCCCGTTTGTCACGTTACTGCTCCGGCTCCGGGGCAATACAGAGATTGAACGCAACGCCCTGGAACGGCGGCGCTCGTTTGACCACAAGGTGGCCGGGCTGATTTCCGCCGCCCGCGACGAGGGGTCCCTGCGCCAGGACATCGACCCCCGTACCGTCACGCGGCTCCTGTTCGGCATGATCAACTCGATCGTGGAATGGTACAAACCGGGCGGTTCGCTCTCCCCCGAAAGACTGGCCGACGACGTCATCACCATGGCGTTCGACGGGCTCCACTCACAGGCCTAAAACCCAGCTGAAGCCTGCCCGGCCTCGCCGGCAGGCCCTCGCCGGCACGCCCGGCACCTTGCCCCGGGATCTCCAGTAATAAGGGTACTTACTACTGGAGATCGGGATGCTCCCCCGCTACGGTGGAAGGAAGAGCCAGCATCCGCAAGGAGGTTGTCGATGAGCCCCAGCAACGGCCACGAACTGAGCTGTGCAACCCGCCCCCGGACAGCCCTCGGGGCCCTGCTGCTGGCCGCCGCGGTGTCCGTCTCCGGCTGCACCGGTTCACCCACTCCCCCCGAACCCAACGAATCGTCCCCCACCGCGCCTCCTGCCGGCACCACGCAAACCCCCAGGCCAGGCCCCGTCCCTGATAATTCCGCCCCCGCCGCAGCCGGCGACATCCCTCAACTGGTGGAGAACCTGGCGCCATCCGTGGTGACGATCTTTACCGAGGGCGGACTGGGCAGCGGCGTGGTGTACTCCGAGGACGGCCTCATCCTCACCAACGAACACGTCATCAGGGGTGAAACCACTGTTCAAGTTGCCTTCGCTGACGGCCAGAGGGTGGAAGGGACGGTGAGGGCAACTGACCCCGTCACTGACCTTGCCCTGGTCCAGGCGAACCGCACCGGGCTCCCCAAGCCGACCTACCAGGCAACGCTGCCCAAGGTAGGGGAAGGTGCCATTGTGCTGGGCTCCCCGCTGGGCTTCGAGAACACGGCTACCGCCGGGATCATTTCCGGCCTGCACCGGGCCATCCCCGGCTCCGCCTCCAACAGCCTGTCCCTGGTGGACCTGATCCAGACTGATGCGCCCATCAGCCCCGGCAACTCCGGCGGCGCCGTGATCAACATGCGCGGCGAGGTGATCGGCATCAGCGAGGCCTACATCCCGCCGCAGGCAGGCGCTGTTTCGCTGGGCTTCGCTATTCCCGCGGCCACCGCCGTGGAGGTGGCCGAGGAACTGCTGGCGGACGGCACGGCCGAGCATGCCTACCTGGGACTGACACCGGGCGAGCTGACACCGCAGATCGCCGGGCAGTTGGGGATCGCCGCCGACCGCGGCGTCCTGGCCTTGTCCGTTGACCAGGACG is a window encoding:
- a CDS encoding TetR/AcrR family transcriptional regulator — encoded protein: MSSTTAPMKRGRPGYDQQSVLLIAVDVFNRHGYDATSMGILAENLGISKSAIYHHVPSKGDLLKLALEHALGGLEGILDQPEASSGAADARLEFVLRRTVAVLVERLPFVTLLLRLRGNTEIERNALERRRSFDHKVAGLISAARDEGSLRQDIDPRTVTRLLFGMINSIVEWYKPGGSLSPERLADDVITMAFDGLHSQA
- a CDS encoding acetate kinase — its product is MLVLVINSGSSSLKYQVRDVAAGSVLTEGLIEKIGMGNGGDGDGEIEGPRDHAEALEQVDAAIHAELGDLELAAVGHRVVHGGERFAEPVLIDHEITRAIERLNPLAPLHNPANVLGIRAITKKWPDMPQVAVFDTAFHRTLPEHAWRYAVPDELYTSHGIRRYGFHGTSHEYVTQRAAALLDIPVEEFDGVIAHLGNGASVTAVRGGKSVDTSMGFTPLEGLVMGTRSGDLDPSILVFLGRAGWTPEDIDTMLNRESGLKGLAGNNDMRSVVEASEAGDAKAAMALAVASYRLAKYIGGYHVAVDGAKALVFTAGIGENSSQFRALVTDRLGALGIELDAGLNSQRSKEPRVISTAQSAIPVLVVPTDEEQAIAEATAAVVHSTAIA
- the pta gene encoding phosphate acetyltransferase is translated as MARGIYVSATTPGSGKSLVALGLADTLHRHADRIGFFKPVVLGTDAADDPMVALMKSRFALDDERCRGGLTFAEVRALLAEGKRADIDARCVDIFAEMSRHCDVVIVEGTDLTGQDAAVEFDLNARLANNLAAPVVAVVGAKGRTVAEAAAAVEVARKELSAGNCALLAIMVNRADPDDVEAIVAAVKPGASGRPVYVLPELEEIARPTTGEVAAALGVRQIAGRPDMERDVRDIKVAAMNVGNFLNVLDEGALVIVPGDRADVMVACLASSFSPEFPVPSALVLTGGLAPDANIYPLLAQAPFPVFASHDDTYTTARRVSEVRSEIWSGHRRKVASALGLWSRSVDEAELVERLHLPRAERMTPLRFLHDLIERARAQRRHVVLPEGTDVRILRAAEILHRRDVCDLTLLGPESDVRELAAARGIDLSGINIVDPATSELRQGFAEKYAELRAHKGVDVAKALEIMQDGSYFGTMMVHLGVVDGMVSGAAHTTAHTIRPALEFVKTRDGVNIVSSVFLMLMSDRVLVYGDCAVNPDPNVEQLADIALASAETAAQFGVEPRVAMLSYSTGGSGSGEAVDEVRQATALVRERRPDLAVEGPIQYDAAVDASIAESKMPGSSVAGQATVFIFPDLNTGNNTYKAVQQSSGAVAVGPVLQGLRKPVNDLSRGCTVEDIVNTVAITAIQAQVPVKV
- a CDS encoding S1C family serine protease is translated as MSPSNGHELSCATRPRTALGALLLAAAVSVSGCTGSPTPPEPNESSPTAPPAGTTQTPRPGPVPDNSAPAAAGDIPQLVENLAPSVVTIFTEGGLGSGVVYSEDGLILTNEHVIRGETTVQVAFADGQRVEGTVRATDPVTDLALVQANRTGLPKPTYQATLPKVGEGAIVLGSPLGFENTATAGIISGLHRAIPGSASNSLSLVDLIQTDAPISPGNSGGAVINMRGEVIGISEAYIPPQAGAVSLGFAIPAATAVEVAEELLADGTAEHAYLGLTPGELTPQIAGQLGIAADRGVLALSVDQDGPAGKAGIRPGDVLESMESVELTTPEKLLSELRNRNPGDTVGFKVKRDDQRVDVKVELTERPAG
- a CDS encoding hotdog fold thioesterase — encoded protein: MAEAALSGATHPILENDYASEWMGIEVLAVSDGHATIRMKLRQEMLNGFGMAHGGMIFAFADTAFALACNPVNPAPGEEDSITVAAGVDINFLKPAYRGQVITAVADRRSSAGRSGLYDIQIFAADPGAQPASPLSSGQPGELIAEFRGRSRTIPKK
- the paaK gene encoding phenylacetate--CoA ligase PaaK, translated to MTLHAPETPAHHNRSAQETTAQGTATQGTTLPSDAVLDREETMSRDELEALQLSRLQHTVAYAYDRVPLYKRKFDDAGIHPTDLRELSDLGNFPFTTKDDLRAEYPFGMFAVPQHEVARVHASSGTTGRPTVVGYTKQDLADWAKLVARCFRASGIRPGMKVHNAYGYGLFTGGLGAHAGAEALGCTVIPMSGGQTERQIQLIQDFQPDAILCTPTYLLTIADAMAHMGIDPTSTSLKYAVLGAEPWTQEMRHELEVTMNIKACDIYGLSEVMGPGVAGEAVETQDGSHIWEDHFRPEIIDAFNPVAGKENVLGDGEHGELVFTSLTKEALPIIRYRTKDLTRLLPGTARPAHRRMGRITGRSDDMIILRGVNLFPSQIEEIALRIPELSPHFQLELTRPEGQRMDQLTVRIERRDNVTPEQSSTAARALREQIKIHVGSSCTVDVVEPGSLERSNGKLRRIYDLRPKA